Proteins encoded within one genomic window of Girardinichthys multiradiatus isolate DD_20200921_A chromosome 21, DD_fGirMul_XY1, whole genome shotgun sequence:
- the tagln3b gene encoding transgelin-3b encodes MANRGPSYGLSKEVQEKIDQKYNPDLEQRLVDWIVAQCGGNLEKPQPGKQNFQQWLMDGTILCRLINSLYPRGKEPIKKIAETQMAFKQMEKISQFLQAAEAYGVTTTDIFQTVDLWEGKDMAAVQRTLMALGSLAVTKDDGQYKGDRDWFHRKAQGYRREFTEEQLRQGQSLIGLQMGSNRGASQAGMTGYGMHRQIM; translated from the exons ATGGCGAACCGAGGGCCCAGTTACGGACTGAGCAAGGAGGTTCAGGAGAAGATTGACCAGAAGTATAATCCTGACCTGGAACAGCGCCTGGTGGACTGGATAGTTGCACAGTGTGGAGGAAACCTGGAGAAACCGCAGCCGGGCAAGCAGAACTTCCAGCAATGGCTGATGGACGGAACG ATTCTCTGTCGACTCATCAACAGTCTTTATCCGCGGGGCAAAGAACCCATCAAAAAGATTGCTGAGACCCAGATGGCCTTCAAACAGATGGAGAAGATCTCCCAGTTCCTGCAAGCAGCAGAAGCTTATGGAGTCACAACCACAGATATTTTTCAAACTGTGGACCTCTGGGAAG GAAAAGACATGGCAGCAGTGCAAAGAACCCTGATGGCTCTGGGGAGTTTGGCTGTCACAAAGGACGACGGCCAATACAAAGGTGACCGAGACTGGTTCCACAG GAAAGCCCAGGGGTACCGACGAGAGTTTACCGAAGAGCAGTTGCGCCAAGGACAGAGTTTGATCGGCCTGCAGATGGGCAGCAATCGCGGCGCTTCCCAGGCTGGCATGACAGGCTACGGTATGCACCGTCAGATCATGTAG
- the abhd10b gene encoding abhydrolase domain containing 10, depalmitoylase b, which translates to MAAVSLRSCRRGLSLMLRNAGVAAVPSQHLQVDRRHKSTVQFASRPDLPKLAYRRVKGKSPGVVFLPGYGSNMNGRKAEALEEFCRSLGHSYLRFDYTGHGASEGELAEGTVGTWKKDVLFVLDELTEGTQILVGSSLGGWLMLLAAIARPEKTAALVGIASAADHFVTWFNSLPLETRKELEAKGEWSLPTKHTEEGVYKFSMDFLREAENHCVLQSPIPITCPVRLIHGLKDEDVPWHISMQVAERVLSPDVDIILRRNGQHRMSEKDDIKLMVYTIDDLIDKLTTLV; encoded by the exons ATGGCTGCCGTGTCGCTGAGGTCCTGCCGCAGAGGACTTTCACTAATGTTGAGAAATGCAGGGGTCGCAGCTGTGCCTTCACAGCACCTACAAG TTGACAGAAGACACAAATCTACAGTTCAGTTTGCATCCAGACCAGACCTTCCAAAGCTAGCCTACAGGAGGGTGAAGGGGAAGAGCCCAGGGGTGGTGTTTCTGCCGGGCTATGGCTCCAACATGAATGGGCGGAAAGCTGAGGCACTGGAGGAGTTCTGCAGGTCGTTAGGGCACTCATACCTCAG GTTTGACTACACAGGACATGGGGCTTCAGAAGGGGAGTTGGCTGAGGGAACAGTTGGTACCTGGAAAAAAGATGTTCTCTTTGTGTTGGATGAGTTAACAGAGGGAACGCAG ATACTGGTGGGGTCCAGTTTGGGCGGTTGGCTCATGCTGCTGGCAGCCATTGCAAGACCAGAGAAGACTGCTGCATTGGTTGGCATCGCTTCTGCCGCTGATCACTTTGTCACATGGTTCAACTCTCTTCCATTAGAG ACCCGCAAGGAGTTAGAGGCCAAAGGGGAGTGGTCACTGCCCACCAAACACACAGAGGAAGGTGTTTACAAGTTCAGCATGGACTTCTTGCGTGAGGCAGAAAACCACTGTGTGCTTCAAAGCCCGATCCCCATAACCTGCCCCGTACGGCTCATTCACGGCCTCAAAGACGAGGACGTTCCCTGGCACATTTCCATGCAGGTCGCAGAGCGCGTCCTCAGCCCCGACGTGGACATCATTCTGAGGCGAAACGGCCAGCACCGCATGTCAGAGAAGGACGATATCAAGCTTATGGTCTACACTATTGACGATCTGATAGACAAGCTGACCACCTTGGTCTGA